A single Natranaerobius thermophilus JW/NM-WN-LF DNA region contains:
- the dnaX gene encoding DNA polymerase III subunit gamma/tau — MDYQALYRQWRPKYFRDLVGQEHVVTTLKNAISQSRISHAYLFSGPRGTGKTSVAKVFAKALNCDHSQDNEPCGQCSRCIEHDRGTFMDILEIDAASNRGIDEIREIRDHVAYSPSEGNYKVYIVDEVHMLTTEAFNALLKTLEEPPDYVIFILATTEPHKLPMTVLSRCQRFDFYRLSTSKIEKQLQNVIDSKNLSATKESLSIIAKKSDGGMRDALSLLDQSLSFLGSGEQLKVDHVLEVTGTVSEDTFYDLLMALKEGDLAQILNIVQQLSDSGKDFGQFLNDLIVYLRDLLLFKLKGPSDQLLWGSVDSVKKLHKYFTKDELISMIDFLSEKQQAMKWSQNRRLIVEMAFYRIINKYNTSFEAEYKEKETKQKNNEETNDKSLKVQQTTSIESVESENKENAKLQDQSSLPKQTDDQSNKNNDSSKLSREDSDIQQSETKKDKMTEQQEATVQNDLNLKIVTEQWDAVLEKLKQRKVTAHALVFEGKPVDVKENTLYLGFKKLHKLHKERVEQKEKGLLEEVLSEFFGDIKVKCIIVEETDLSKQNTKQGNDHKGNSQNEEMDDLTGIAKQKFGPDKVEIYNKQI, encoded by the coding sequence AAAATATTTTAGAGATTTGGTAGGACAGGAGCATGTGGTTACTACTCTTAAAAACGCTATTAGTCAGAGTCGTATATCCCATGCCTATTTATTTTCTGGTCCACGAGGAACAGGAAAAACTAGTGTTGCAAAAGTATTCGCCAAGGCTTTAAACTGCGATCACAGTCAGGATAACGAGCCTTGTGGCCAGTGCTCAAGATGTATTGAACACGATCGAGGGACTTTTATGGACATTTTGGAAATTGATGCAGCATCTAATAGGGGAATTGATGAAATCAGAGAAATTAGAGATCATGTTGCTTACTCACCCTCTGAAGGAAACTATAAAGTCTATATTGTCGATGAGGTCCATATGTTAACTACTGAAGCCTTTAATGCCCTACTAAAAACCTTAGAAGAACCACCAGATTATGTTATTTTTATTTTAGCTACTACTGAACCACATAAACTTCCCATGACAGTGTTGTCAAGATGTCAAAGATTTGATTTTTACAGGCTTTCTACATCTAAAATTGAAAAACAATTGCAAAATGTTATAGATAGTAAAAATTTATCAGCTACTAAAGAGAGTCTTTCAATAATTGCTAAAAAATCTGATGGCGGTATGAGAGATGCCCTGAGCTTATTGGATCAGTCGTTATCATTTCTAGGCTCGGGTGAGCAGTTAAAAGTGGACCATGTACTTGAGGTTACTGGTACAGTTTCCGAGGATACCTTCTATGATTTATTAATGGCTTTGAAAGAGGGAGATTTAGCCCAAATTCTAAACATAGTCCAACAGCTTTCGGATAGTGGAAAAGATTTTGGCCAATTTTTAAATGATTTGATTGTATACTTAAGAGATTTATTGTTATTTAAATTAAAAGGGCCATCTGATCAATTGTTATGGGGTAGTGTTGATAGTGTAAAAAAACTTCATAAATACTTTACTAAGGACGAACTTATTTCTATGATAGATTTTCTTTCAGAAAAGCAACAGGCAATGAAATGGTCGCAAAATCGAAGATTAATTGTTGAAATGGCTTTTTATCGAATAATTAACAAATATAATACTTCTTTTGAGGCAGAATACAAAGAAAAGGAAACAAAACAAAAAAATAATGAAGAAACAAATGATAAATCACTAAAAGTGCAACAGACAACATCTATCGAGTCAGTCGAATCAGAGAATAAAGAGAATGCAAAGCTCCAGGATCAGAGTTCTCTACCAAAACAAACAGATGACCAAAGTAATAAGAATAATGATAGTAGTAAACTATCTAGGGAAGACAGCGATATTCAACAATCAGAGACAAAAAAAGATAAGATGACAGAGCAACAAGAGGCAACAGTACAAAATGATTTGAATTTAAAAATAGTTACAGAGCAATGGGATGCAGTGCTGGAAAAATTGAAACAGAGAAAAGTTACTGCTCATGCACTAGTTTTTGAAGGGAAACCGGTGGATGTTAAAGAAAATACACTGTATCTAGGGTTTAAAAAGCTGCATAAACTACACAAGGAACGGGTGGAACAAAAAGAAAAAGGCCTCCTAGAGGAGGTATTAAGTGAGTTTTTTGGAGATATTAAGGTTAAATGTATAATTGTTGAGGAAACAGATCTATCTAAGCAAAATACTAAACAGGGAAATGATCACAAAGGTAACTCCCAAAATGAAGAGATGGATGACCTTACGGGGATAGCTAAACAAAAATTCGGCCCCGATAAGGTTGAAATATATAATAAACAAATTTAA
- a CDS encoding thiamine pyrophosphate-dependent enzyme — protein MPKSWCKETKPHKFCPGCGHGLVLKALGEVIDELDIQGNTVFGCDIGCSLLAWDFFNVDSIQTHHGRTTPVITGIKRVRPEMVGIAYMGDGGGYAIGSQHLLNSATRNELVTIILVNNANYGMTGGQMAPTTLPDMKTETSPYGRDVQETGNPTKGPEMLSAICQDGAYVARGSISNLRNLKKYIKNALTNQLEGNGFSFVEALASCPTNWRTNATQTWDFVENDMSKYFEVGEFLTPKKEG, from the coding sequence ATGCCAAAATCTTGGTGTAAAGAAACAAAACCCCATAAATTTTGTCCTGGATGCGGACATGGCTTAGTTTTAAAGGCATTGGGGGAAGTGATTGACGAATTAGATATTCAGGGTAATACAGTATTTGGCTGTGATATCGGATGTTCTCTATTAGCCTGGGACTTTTTCAATGTAGATTCAATTCAAACTCATCACGGAAGAACTACTCCAGTAATCACAGGGATTAAGAGAGTTCGCCCCGAGATGGTAGGGATTGCCTACATGGGAGATGGTGGAGGTTACGCTATCGGTTCCCAGCACTTGTTAAATTCAGCTACTCGAAATGAATTAGTTACAATAATCTTGGTTAATAATGCTAACTACGGCATGACCGGGGGACAAATGGCTCCCACAACTTTACCAGATATGAAGACTGAAACTTCTCCTTACGGTAGGGATGTCCAAGAAACTGGAAATCCAACTAAAGGGCCTGAAATGCTGTCAGCAATATGTCAGGACGGTGCCTATGTGGCAAGAGGAAGCATTTCGAACCTGCGAAATCTGAAAAAATATATCAAAAATGCACTAACTAACCAATTGGAAGGTAATGGTTTTTCCTTCGTAGAAGCTTTAGCATCATGTCCTACTAACTGGAGAACTAATGCAACTCAAACATGGGATTTCGTAGAAAATGATATGAGTAAGTACTTTGAAGTTGGAGAATTTTTGACACCGAAAAAGGAGGGTTAA
- a CDS encoding 2-oxoacid:acceptor oxidoreductase family protein — translation MDNTTKIALAGEGGQGVQSVADIFAEAANDTEKQALYIPNFGVEQRGGVSVAYVQIAEEQIGSPKFTKGDIVVALSGRAVDRTEKYVGENTIFVYDSSLIDMPEERENEGSGLGQAKKILGIPANDIAKQEFHPRVFNIMVLGAVIELSKVLPPEAVKNAIEKKLQRKFEQNPKLREMNMEAFDRGMELAKESAEEKI, via the coding sequence TTGGATAATACGACAAAAATTGCTCTGGCCGGTGAAGGAGGCCAGGGAGTCCAATCAGTTGCCGACATTTTTGCAGAGGCTGCCAATGATACAGAAAAGCAAGCACTATATATTCCAAACTTTGGAGTAGAGCAGCGTGGTGGTGTGTCTGTAGCTTATGTTCAGATAGCGGAAGAACAAATCGGGTCACCTAAATTTACTAAAGGGGACATTGTAGTAGCTCTTAGCGGTAGAGCTGTTGATAGAACAGAAAAGTACGTGGGAGAGAATACAATTTTTGTTTATGATAGTTCCTTGATAGATATGCCCGAAGAACGAGAAAATGAAGGTTCTGGTTTAGGACAAGCTAAGAAGATACTAGGCATTCCCGCTAATGATATCGCGAAGCAGGAGTTTCATCCTCGAGTATTTAATATCATGGTGCTTGGTGCCGTGATTGAATTATCGAAAGTGCTACCTCCTGAAGCAGTGAAAAATGCTATTGAAAAGAAACTACAGCGAAAATTTGAACAGAACCCTAAATTGAGAGAAATGAATATGGAAGCCTTCGATAGAGGTATGGAACTGGCCAAGGAATCAGCAGAAGAAAAGATTTAA
- the recR gene encoding recombination mediator RecR: MSNYPKPINRLIEALSYLPGIGPKTAERLAFHIVSMDETKVNHLITALQDSRDKVFECSTCNNLTDKDPCTICQDESRDSNLICVVQDARDVTAIEKVQDFQGKYHVLQGVISPMEGIGPDDLNLKALMDRIQGEGITELVVATDPTVEGEATAMYLNKLVKPLGVRVTRLAYGLPMGGDLEYADEMTLQQAFEGRKEL, encoded by the coding sequence ATGTCTAATTATCCGAAACCTATTAATCGCTTAATTGAAGCTCTTTCATATCTTCCCGGAATTGGACCTAAAACTGCAGAACGACTGGCATTTCATATTGTTTCAATGGACGAAACCAAAGTGAATCATTTAATTACAGCCCTGCAGGACTCTAGAGACAAAGTTTTTGAATGCAGCACTTGTAATAATTTAACAGATAAAGATCCTTGTACAATTTGTCAGGATGAAAGTCGTGATAGTAATTTGATTTGTGTAGTGCAAGATGCCAGAGATGTGACTGCAATTGAAAAAGTTCAAGATTTTCAAGGAAAGTATCATGTGCTGCAAGGAGTTATTTCTCCTATGGAAGGTATTGGCCCTGATGATTTAAATTTGAAGGCTTTAATGGATCGGATCCAAGGAGAAGGAATTACTGAACTAGTTGTAGCTACCGATCCTACTGTTGAAGGTGAAGCTACGGCTATGTATTTAAATAAACTTGTCAAACCATTAGGAGTAAGAGTTACTCGATTAGCTTATGGACTCCCTATGGGGGGAGATTTAGAATATGCTGATGAAATGACATTACAACAAGCCTTTGAAGGACGAAAAGAGTTGTAG
- the nifJ gene encoding pyruvate:ferredoxin (flavodoxin) oxidoreductase, translating to MKKIMKTMDGNTAASYVSYALTDVAAIYPITPSSDMAEKVDEWSAYGKKNIFDQEVLVTELQSEAGAAGAVHGSLAAGALTTTYTASQGLLLMIPNMYKISGELLPGVFHVSARALSAQALSIFGDHQDVMAARQTGFAFLASGSVQEVMDLGGIAHLASIKSRVPFVHFFDGFRTSHEIQKIEALDYQVLKDLVDHQAIKEFRDRALNPENPVLRGSAQNPDIYFQARESINPFYNQVPDIVADYMNKISEITGRDYKPFNYYGHPDAERVVIAMGSVTETLEETVDYLNSQGEKVGIIKVRLYRPFSDKYFFEVLPKSVERIAVLDRTKEPGALGEPLYEDVKTLFYNSEKSPLIIGGRYGLGSKDTNPSHLKAVFDNLKQDKPKDSFTVGIEDDVSNTSLPVKESINTSDEGITRCKFWGFGSDGTVGANKEAIKIIGDKTDMYAQGYFSYDSKKSGGVTVSHLRFGKKPIRSTYLIDEADYVACHKETYVDQFDLLEGLKPGGTFLLNCTWSVEELESRLPAKMKRYLAENDIDFYIINAVNIADEIGLGGRINMIMQSAFFKLTEVIPYEDAVKYMKEAIEDAYGKKGEKVVKMNWEAVDRAADALQKVEIPDSWRNAAQKEEVAADKDIPEFVKNVAEPMNKHKGDQLPVSTFSGREDGTFPQGTAAYEKRAIAVKVPEWQKDNCIQCNQCSLVCPHAAIRPFLLDETELSKAPENFETKKALGKALSGLQYRIQVSPLDCAGCGNCEQVCPAKEKALIMKPRPEQTDKESYNWDFAVNQVSIKDNYMSVNNLKGSQFAQPLLEFSGACAGCGETPYAKLITQLFGDRMLIANATGCSSIWGGSAPSTPYCKDQNGRGPAWASSLFEDNAEFGYGMVLANKKIREKLAILMEEALEQDISSELKEAFKKWLANKDSGAGSKEARDEILPLLEKEDNPVVKEIADRKDYLVKRSQWIFGGDGWAYDIGYGGLDHVLATGEDLNMLVFDTEVYSNTGGQSSKATPMAAIAKFAASGKNTKKKDLGLMQAIYGHVYVAQIAMGANMNQALKAINEAEAYPGPSLIIAYSPCINHGIKSGMGAAMEEMKKAVDSGYWNLWRYNPELAEQNENPFILDSKEPTESFKDFLMGEVRYAALANEFPEIAEKLFDQLEQDAKQKRRTYELLSENKLF from the coding sequence GTGAAAAAAATCATGAAGACTATGGATGGGAATACTGCTGCATCTTATGTTTCTTATGCACTTACTGATGTAGCAGCAATTTATCCCATCACTCCTTCTTCAGACATGGCGGAAAAAGTTGACGAGTGGAGTGCGTATGGTAAGAAAAATATTTTTGATCAGGAAGTACTCGTAACAGAATTACAGTCTGAAGCAGGAGCCGCAGGAGCCGTCCATGGTTCTTTGGCTGCAGGTGCACTGACAACCACCTATACGGCCTCTCAAGGATTACTGTTAATGATACCCAATATGTACAAAATTTCTGGAGAATTGCTACCAGGCGTTTTCCATGTTAGTGCTCGAGCTTTATCGGCACAGGCGCTTTCAATTTTTGGAGACCATCAAGATGTGATGGCAGCACGTCAAACTGGTTTTGCTTTTTTAGCTTCAGGTAGTGTTCAAGAAGTAATGGACTTAGGAGGTATTGCCCATTTAGCTTCAATAAAGTCTCGAGTACCCTTTGTGCACTTTTTTGATGGTTTTAGGACCTCTCATGAAATTCAAAAAATTGAGGCTCTTGATTATCAAGTACTGAAGGATTTGGTTGATCATCAAGCTATTAAAGAATTTAGAGACAGAGCTCTAAATCCTGAAAACCCAGTACTTAGAGGTTCTGCTCAGAATCCTGATATCTATTTCCAAGCAAGAGAATCAATTAATCCATTTTATAATCAAGTTCCAGATATAGTTGCCGATTACATGAACAAAATTAGTGAGATAACTGGTAGAGACTATAAACCATTCAATTATTATGGACATCCTGATGCCGAACGAGTTGTTATTGCAATGGGTTCAGTCACAGAAACTTTGGAAGAAACTGTTGATTATTTGAATTCGCAAGGTGAAAAAGTTGGTATTATCAAAGTTCGACTTTATAGACCTTTCTCAGATAAATATTTCTTTGAAGTGTTACCAAAATCTGTTGAGAGAATAGCAGTACTAGACCGCACAAAAGAACCTGGTGCCCTGGGAGAACCTCTTTACGAAGATGTTAAGACATTGTTTTACAATAGCGAAAAATCTCCCTTGATTATAGGCGGAAGATATGGTCTAGGTTCAAAAGATACTAATCCTTCTCATTTAAAAGCGGTCTTTGATAATTTAAAGCAGGACAAGCCTAAAGACAGCTTCACAGTTGGAATAGAAGATGATGTTAGCAATACCAGTTTGCCAGTTAAAGAAAGCATTAATACTAGTGATGAGGGTATAACACGCTGTAAGTTCTGGGGTTTTGGCTCTGATGGAACTGTAGGTGCTAATAAAGAAGCAATTAAAATAATTGGCGATAAAACTGATATGTATGCTCAAGGATATTTTTCCTATGATTCCAAAAAATCAGGTGGGGTTACAGTATCTCACTTGAGATTTGGTAAGAAGCCTATTCGCTCTACCTATTTAATTGACGAAGCCGATTATGTAGCTTGTCATAAAGAAACTTATGTAGATCAATTCGATTTGTTAGAAGGATTGAAACCAGGAGGAACTTTCTTATTAAATTGCACCTGGTCTGTTGAGGAATTAGAGAGTAGATTACCAGCTAAAATGAAGAGATACCTAGCTGAAAATGATATAGATTTTTATATAATTAATGCCGTTAATATAGCAGATGAAATAGGGCTTGGTGGCCGAATTAATATGATTATGCAATCTGCTTTTTTCAAGCTGACTGAAGTTATTCCCTATGAAGATGCTGTTAAATACATGAAAGAAGCTATTGAAGATGCATACGGCAAAAAGGGTGAAAAAGTAGTTAAAATGAACTGGGAAGCGGTAGATAGAGCTGCTGACGCCCTACAAAAGGTAGAAATACCTGACAGTTGGCGAAATGCAGCACAAAAAGAAGAAGTAGCAGCAGATAAGGATATTCCCGAATTTGTAAAAAATGTGGCAGAACCTATGAATAAACATAAAGGAGATCAACTGCCCGTTAGTACATTTTCCGGCCGTGAAGATGGTACTTTTCCTCAAGGGACAGCTGCCTATGAAAAGAGGGCTATTGCAGTTAAAGTTCCTGAATGGCAAAAAGATAACTGTATTCAATGTAATCAGTGTTCTTTAGTTTGCCCCCATGCTGCAATCAGGCCGTTCTTATTAGATGAAACAGAACTTTCCAAGGCACCTGAAAACTTTGAAACTAAAAAAGCCCTTGGTAAAGCTTTATCGGGACTACAGTATAGAATTCAGGTTAGTCCACTTGATTGTGCTGGATGTGGTAACTGTGAACAAGTTTGTCCGGCAAAAGAAAAGGCCCTAATAATGAAACCTAGGCCGGAACAAACTGATAAAGAATCTTATAACTGGGACTTTGCAGTCAATCAAGTTAGCATTAAAGATAATTATATGAGTGTTAATAATCTTAAGGGTAGTCAGTTTGCTCAACCATTACTTGAATTTTCCGGAGCTTGTGCCGGATGTGGGGAAACCCCATATGCTAAATTAATCACCCAATTATTTGGTGACAGAATGTTAATTGCCAATGCCACTGGTTGCTCTTCAATATGGGGAGGCTCTGCTCCAAGTACCCCTTATTGTAAAGATCAAAATGGCAGGGGGCCTGCCTGGGCCAGTTCATTATTTGAGGATAATGCTGAATTTGGATATGGTATGGTGCTAGCAAATAAAAAAATTAGAGAAAAATTAGCAATCTTAATGGAAGAGGCATTGGAGCAAGATATTTCATCCGAATTAAAAGAGGCATTTAAAAAATGGCTTGCCAATAAGGATAGTGGAGCTGGATCAAAAGAAGCTAGAGATGAAATCTTACCCCTATTGGAGAAAGAAGATAATCCGGTGGTTAAGGAAATTGCAGATAGAAAAGACTATCTGGTCAAAAGATCCCAGTGGATTTTTGGCGGTGATGGTTGGGCATATGATATAGGTTATGGTGGTTTAGACCATGTTCTTGCCACCGGTGAAGATTTAAATATGCTGGTCTTTGATACAGAAGTATATTCTAACACAGGTGGTCAGTCTTCAAAAGCTACCCCCATGGCTGCTATAGCTAAATTTGCTGCTTCTGGCAAAAACACCAAGAAAAAAGATTTGGGCTTGATGCAGGCCATTTATGGCCATGTATATGTTGCTCAAATTGCCATGGGTGCTAATATGAACCAAGCTTTAAAAGCTATTAACGAGGCTGAAGCTTATCCGGGACCATCTTTGATCATTGCCTATTCTCCATGTATAAACCATGGAATTAAATCTGGCATGGGTGCGGCTATGGAAGAGATGAAAAAAGCAGTGGACTCCGGTTACTGGAATTTATGGAGATATAATCCGGAACTGGCTGAGCAGAATGAGAATCCCTTTATTCTAGATTCCAAAGAACCTACAGAATCATTTAAAGACTTTCTCATGGGTGAAGTGAGATATGCCGCATTAGCAAATGAATTCCCGGAGATAGCAGAAAAATTATTTGATCAACTAGAACAAGATGCTAAACAGAAACGTAGAACTTATGAGTTACTGTCTGAAAACAAGTTGTTTTAA
- a CDS encoding transketolase C-terminal domain-containing protein yields the protein MSDKPITGDQKAFMTGNEVVAWGALAAKADIMYGYPITPQNEIMHYWTRLAPQYDKKFLQTEDEISAGFTTVGGVLAGKKGFSATAGPGNTLFQEAISMAEMMRVPTVMAITQRGGPSTATVIYSQQEVTMTSYGGNGEGFRIVYSTATHQELFDYTIKSFNAAWKYRFPAFVLGDGYQAKMREPLTMYDPEEKGIELIKPEASVGMEGVPGIDREVAHLRNTYNTEDELYEVVMDLAKAYEEIAPEVVEYEEYKTDDAEVLLTGHGVVNRACQAAVDILREQGIKAGAFRPITLRPFPEQELRQAVAKPDKLLVIESAHGQFKRQVTDALYGETIEMDTLYKPGMGVTAEEIVERVKSY from the coding sequence TTGTCAGATAAACCTATTACGGGAGATCAAAAGGCGTTTATGACTGGTAACGAAGTAGTTGCCTGGGGTGCATTAGCTGCAAAAGCCGATATCATGTACGGTTATCCCATTACACCTCAAAACGAAATTATGCACTACTGGACTCGTTTGGCGCCTCAGTACGACAAAAAGTTTTTACAAACGGAAGACGAAATTTCTGCAGGTTTTACTACTGTTGGCGGTGTATTAGCTGGTAAAAAAGGATTTTCAGCCACTGCCGGGCCTGGAAACACCTTATTCCAAGAAGCCATTTCCATGGCTGAAATGATGAGGGTACCAACGGTAATGGCCATCACTCAAAGAGGAGGGCCTTCAACTGCCACTGTTATATATTCACAACAGGAGGTTACTATGACCTCTTATGGTGGTAATGGTGAAGGATTTAGAATAGTTTATTCAACTGCTACCCATCAAGAACTATTTGACTATACTATCAAATCCTTTAACGCTGCTTGGAAATACAGATTCCCTGCCTTTGTCTTGGGAGATGGTTATCAAGCAAAAATGAGAGAACCTTTAACAATGTACGACCCAGAAGAAAAGGGAATTGAATTGATTAAACCTGAAGCAAGTGTGGGTATGGAAGGCGTCCCTGGAATTGACAGGGAAGTTGCTCACTTGAGAAACACCTATAATACAGAAGACGAACTTTATGAAGTAGTTATGGACTTAGCCAAAGCTTATGAAGAAATTGCACCTGAAGTGGTAGAATACGAAGAGTATAAAACCGATGATGCTGAGGTACTTCTAACAGGTCATGGTGTAGTTAACAGAGCTTGCCAAGCTGCTGTCGACATTTTAAGGGAACAAGGTATTAAAGCTGGAGCATTTAGACCGATTACTTTAAGACCTTTCCCAGAGCAAGAACTTAGACAAGCTGTAGCTAAGCCTGACAAGCTATTAGTTATTGAGTCTGCCCATGGGCAGTTTAAGCGTCAAGTTACTGATGCTTTATACGGTGAAACTATTGAGATGGACACTCTGTATAAACCAGGAATGGGAGTTACAGCGGAAGAGATTGTTGAAAGAGTTAAGTCATACTAA
- a CDS encoding DUF2508 family protein: MSKLNNFVEYKDKLVAYLCYLYHHFDLIESNEDLTWEDQLLNELKRTEQEIENAKKYFNSVTDPGLIEHAIYLIKASERKYRYLINQAKKMGVEGKLELKKSNNLS, from the coding sequence ATGAGTAAATTGAATAATTTTGTAGAATACAAAGATAAGCTTGTAGCATATCTTTGTTATCTCTATCACCATTTTGATTTGATTGAAAGCAATGAAGATTTAACTTGGGAGGATCAACTTTTAAATGAGTTAAAGCGAACTGAACAGGAAATAGAAAATGCTAAAAAATATTTTAATAGCGTAACTGATCCAGGTTTAATTGAACATGCAATTTATTTAATTAAAGCTAGTGAGCGTAAATACAGATACTTAATCAATCAAGCTAAAAAAATGGGTGTTGAGGGCAAATTAGAATTGAAAAAAAGTAATAACCTGTCCTGA
- a CDS encoding pro-sigmaK processing inhibitor BofA family protein, translating to MFEGELNFWLSLIFGLLFVYLLARLILQPAKIFFKVFLRIVLGAVVLFLVNTAFGIFFDFQIAINVITALTVGFLGLPGMILLVATMLLVGGV from the coding sequence TTGTTTGAGGGAGAGCTGAACTTTTGGTTGTCACTAATTTTTGGATTATTATTTGTTTATTTACTGGCTCGGTTAATATTACAGCCGGCAAAAATTTTTTTTAAGGTTTTTTTAAGAATAGTTTTGGGTGCTGTAGTTTTGTTTTTAGTTAATACAGCTTTTGGAATTTTCTTCGATTTTCAAATTGCTATAAATGTAATTACAGCTTTAACTGTAGGATTTTTGGGTTTACCGGGGATGATTCTTTTAGTTGCTACTATGTTACTAGTTGGAGGAGTGTGA
- a CDS encoding 4Fe-4S dicluster domain-containing protein: MSAAENYQKLTYEKEGKGKWHLFPGLCKGCGLCMEKCPKNVISWSDQLGVYGTPAVEIDAEGCIYCGICEQVCPDVAIKVEKEKKK, encoded by the coding sequence GTGAGTGCAGCCGAAAACTATCAAAAATTAACCTATGAAAAAGAAGGAAAAGGTAAATGGCACTTATTTCCAGGACTATGCAAGGGCTGCGGCCTTTGTATGGAAAAATGCCCTAAAAATGTGATCAGTTGGTCAGATCAATTGGGGGTTTATGGTACACCTGCAGTAGAAATTGACGCGGAAGGATGTATTTACTGCGGAATCTGTGAACAAGTATGTCCTGATGTTGCCATAAAAGTAGAGAAAGAGAAAAAGAAATAA
- a CDS encoding YbaB/EbfC family nucleoid-associated protein, with amino-acid sequence MGGKMQKMMKQVQKMQSEMQKVQEELKDQTRTGTAGGGAVEATVNGHKEVVDISIDPDVIDPEDSEMLEDLIMAAVNDGLKNVDEMVSEEMKKVTGGMDLPPGMF; translated from the coding sequence ATGGGCGGTAAAATGCAAAAAATGATGAAACAAGTACAAAAAATGCAAAGTGAAATGCAAAAAGTTCAAGAAGAATTAAAAGATCAGACTAGAACCGGCACAGCAGGTGGTGGCGCCGTAGAAGCAACTGTTAATGGTCATAAAGAAGTGGTTGATATTTCCATAGACCCTGATGTAATTGACCCTGAAGACAGTGAAATGTTGGAAGATTTAATTATGGCAGCAGTGAATGATGGTTTGAAAAATGTAGATGAAATGGTTAGTGAGGAAATGAAAAAAGTAACCGGAGGCATGGATCTACCTCCGGGGATGTTCTAA